From the Calditrichota bacterium genome, the window ATTATTTAAGCAAAAACATCTTCTTGTTAGAATTAAAACCATCGGATTCCAATCGGTATAAGTAAAGTCCGGCAGGTAAATCTTTCGCCTCCCAGGTTACGCTGTAATGACCTTGAGATTGAAATTCATTGACAAGAACCTCTATTTGTTGACCGAGTGTGTTAAAAATTGTTATTTTCACATGAGAGTCATCTGCTAATGAATAAGAAATATTTGTCTTGGGATTAAAGGGATTGGGATAGTTTTGTTCAAGGTCAAATTCTGCGGGAGCAGAAGTTTCCGTTTCAATTTGATCATCTGCAAGTTGTTTCCCCAACGAGCCATGACATGTTCCACATTCCAGACTTGCCTTTAAATTTTGAATCATTGCAGCCAATTCAGGTACAGATTCTCCTATCACAAAATCGACCGGTCTGGGATTTCCGTCGCAGCGTTTGTAAGCAAGCTGCAATTGAACGCAAGCGGCTCTCACATGGTCTCTTAAAATCTGTCTTTGTGCCCGTTTAATAATTTTTTTAAATGCTCTTAGTCTTCGCTTTGCCAACCATGGTCGATTGCCGCTGCCTTCTAATGTGCCGTTGGCAACGGAATCGTCGATAAATTGTAAGATATTTTCTATCTGTTCCTCGGGAGTCAATTCGGTGTTTACGCCTGTTCCGCTTAATGCACACGTTACAGTTCCACCATTACTAATTACTTCTAAAACTGCTGAAGCAGGTCCTGTTGATGATGGCGAATATGTTACTTCCAAATCATAGTTATCTGATTCTGCAATGGCTACAGGTACATCAGGAAAACGTGGAGAATGTATCACTGAAAAGTCGTTACTACTAACCGCTTGTAAGAAATAATCTGATATAATCAAATCACTAAACCCGATGTTCGTAACGCTTATAATTATGGTTTCGCTAGTTCCCACTTCTACATCGCCAAAATCATATAAAACAGGGCTTATTTCAGGTTCTGGCTGTCCAAAGACAGTTACTACAAACAAACATAAAAAAAATAGCATAAAAAGCGTAGTTGCTTTAATCTTTTCCATGATTGCCTCCCTTAAATTAATTTGTTATTGTAATCATTCTTATGAAAAAATAAAAAAAGTCAACTCAACAAATACCTAATACTGCGACTGGATAAGCACATAACCCACTTGAGGACTGCTGTAGCAATCCTTCCACATAGCATAGTACTCTTTTGCTTTGTCTTCACTGTACATCTTCTTGAGTAGATAGGAAATATTATAGTTACCTTTTGTGATTACCGGATCCATCAAGAATACGTAAGTGTAAGTACTGTCTTTATTCATGTTAACGGGATGTAAAACTCGCGTATTAAGAAAAACTTGTCGAACAGCAGGTGCTAATTCATCGGCTTTGGGCCAAAAAATTTCCTGGATGAATTTTTCGAATTGTTGACGTTTGTCGTGTTTGATGTGATTCAGCAATACCCAGACCGTATCACCTTCAACAGCTCGTATATTTGCACCTGACAAATCAATTTTCGTTTGAGCTGCTAAATCTGGGATATTGAAATAAGTTGCCAAAATGAGTATGACAATAAATGTAGCCAGGGAATAAGATAATTTTTTCATGATTTTCTCCTTAATTTTTTTGTTTTAATCGACAGAACAGAATAGCATTGTTGAAATCCTAAACTTTCAACTCCTTTCAACTGTTATCTCCCTAATTTATGCTGGTCGATGATTTTATAATTTCAATGATCTCCCTCATATTGTCTTTTAAAACATATCCGCAGGCGCCGGCGCAAGAAGCGATTTTTCTATAATCAGGCTCATCATATTGTGTAAGGATGACTATCTTTGCAGTGGGATCGAATTCAATGATGGTTTTCGTGAGGTCTAATCCATTTATTTTGCCCAAATTAATATCCATTAGTACCCAGTCGGGATTATGCCTTTTATAAATTTCAACGGACATATTTCCATCAGGACATTCAAATATTTTGTCAATATTTTTCAGATGGCGTTCAAGTATTTTTTTAATGAACGAACGCATGTTAGCATTATCTTCAACGATCAGAATTTTCATTGTACTGCTTTATTGTTCTTTTTTTAAAATAACACAATTAAAGAAAAGAGCAATAGAGAGAGGTACTCATTTTAATATGAGTAGTTGTGCTTATTATGACAGGTATTTTAAAAAGAGGGAAAGGTTGGGACGAAATGGGCTATTTTGTTGAGAAGTTAATGCTTTGAAGATGCACCTCGGCTAAGCACCTCGGCTAACCGGGGGATTGCCTTTTTTTATGCAAAAAATTATTTGAATACCGAAGATATAGAAATCCATTGAATTGATTTTCAGTTTTCTTAATGATTTTTTCGGAGATATTCAGATATTCAGGGATTCTCGGCGTTAAGATTTGTGGCCTGCTGTGCTGGAATATTACATCACCGGTTTATGGCAAAAAATTAGATGATAAAAAAATTGAATTACGAATTCTACAAATAAGATTTATTCTCCAGCGAAAACTGAAGCAATTTGTTATATCCTTTAAACCCAAGTTTGTTACAAATATTCGTGCGATGATTTTGTACGGTACGAACACTAATGAACATTAATTCGGCTATTTCCCGGCTGGTCTTATTTTCGGCAATCAGTTTGAGAATTCGTTTTTCCGTTACAGTTAAATTAATCAAACCTGGATTTTTCTTTTTCATTTCCTGTATTTTGGAGTTCCGATTAATCAAATATTCAGAAATGAGCGGACTGACATAATATTTATCAGAGGCTACTGACTTAATGCAACCGATCAAGTCCGATGCCGCATTATCTTTTAAAAGATACCCTTTTACCCCGTAATCCATTGCCTCGTTAAAATATTCCTCATCATCGTACATTGTTAAAATGATAAATTCAATCCACAGATTTTCACTACGTATTTTTTGCACAATTTCCAATCCGCTTAATTGGGGCATGGAAATATCGAGAATAGCAATATCAGGCAACAACTCTTTAATCTTTTGAAATGCTTCCAATCCATCGCCGCACTCGCCGACTATTTTGATAAATTTCTCCGCTTCCAGAATTTTGACCAGCCCCTGTCGGAAAATAGTATGATCATCTGCAATGAGAATTTTAGTGATCTTTTCCATGGTATTTTTCCTGTATTGGTAATTCAATTTTGATCTCAACGCCACTTTTACGACCGGTGTTTATGGTCAGTTTTCCCTGTAATATTTTCACTCGTTCGAAAATACCCCTGAGTCCCAGTCCTTCAGTAGGTAGATTTTCGAGATTAGAATGACTGAATTCAAACCCTTTTCCATTATCATAAATTATGATGATTAGTTGATTGGACAACTTTTTGACTTGAATCAA encodes:
- a CDS encoding choice-of-anchor D domain-containing protein, with the translated sequence MEKIKATTLFMLFFLCLFVVTVFGQPEPEISPVLYDFGDVEVGTSETIIISVTNIGFSDLIISDYFLQAVSSNDFSVIHSPRFPDVPVAIAESDNYDLEVTYSPSSTGPASAVLEVISNGGTVTCALSGTGVNTELTPEEQIENILQFIDDSVANGTLEGSGNRPWLAKRRLRAFKKIIKRAQRQILRDHVRAACVQLQLAYKRCDGNPRPVDFVIGESVPELAAMIQNLKASLECGTCHGSLGKQLADDQIETETSAPAEFDLEQNYPNPFNPKTNISYSLADDSHVKITIFNTLGQQIEVLVNEFQSQGHYSVTWEAKDLPAGLYLYRLESDGFNSNKKMFLLK
- a CDS encoding response regulator, translated to MKILIVEDNANMRSFIKKILERHLKNIDKIFECPDGNMSVEIYKRHNPDWVLMDINLGKINGLDLTKTIIEFDPTAKIVILTQYDEPDYRKIASCAGACGYVLKDNMREIIEIIKSSTSIN
- a CDS encoding response regulator transcription factor, with the protein product MEKITKILIADDHTIFRQGLVKILEAEKFIKIVGECGDGLEAFQKIKELLPDIAILDISMPQLSGLEIVQKIRSENLWIEFIILTMYDDEEYFNEAMDYGVKGYLLKDNAASDLIGCIKSVASDKYYVSPLISEYLINRNSKIQEMKKKNPGLINLTVTEKRILKLIAENKTSREIAELMFISVRTVQNHRTNICNKLGFKGYNKLLQFSLENKSYL